The Toxorhynchites rutilus septentrionalis strain SRP chromosome 3, ASM2978413v1, whole genome shotgun sequence genome includes a region encoding these proteins:
- the LOC129774963 gene encoding transcriptional regulator ATRX isoform X1, whose protein sequence is MPSQKKKLKKNKMEDTVTLPVQIKTEPVETKPLSAYIEDRVELIRQAFMCLKPKEIQCLVPDFLQGKSIEYIQEQCLDEVLGISTKRLHSIINCTRCPTDTESSSDEDVQGMNEHISLDEISSDSDVDTKQLLNAKNSNSMGTKKKRRKNMESNTDDKIEKNGNKKHEKEMTVLELLELQARARAIRSQLALEPVTKIELDSDQEAGNGSDTNDIRPSKSSEMKENSNAADCYNSENSRQSPAKKQPKRILLKRNFRIRQVGDDDGTEETAQKPIHTASEDVTKRSRSKSEEKADEPQHDPVVNREGSQERDSSPEVIPVIPSPETLCISSDSEEEKLQRKKSDIFVDNIAELDRLSAQPELPDQANQGPESEEPEEGEISDEEKSIKDCSVDEQKESATADTISVAIVEHEHDEELDYEVKEISDSDKEKSDHSKDQTQIESEKNDDRDRTISTSDSSNSSDSEAESVSSVNDRDVDKTKSSHEEEECLDIVEIHDSSDETLLDQTMAEDDREKSWNSRWLESNRVAKVMATSRLGNKVRDKLKKDKKKKQEKEQEIKVEEPSTAPVVESPPTISTAEVGSVEHYNELIAKSVEQQTGTGEENVQEKELNELTNNIFSSEKVYNIQYGMERQLLVLIEIHEKFPSNS, encoded by the exons ATGCCGAGTCAAAAGAAAAAACTGAAGAAAAATAAGATGGAAGACACCGTCACCTTACCTGTACAAATAAAGACGGAGCCAGTGGAGACGAAGCCTTTAAGTGCATATATAGAGGACCGCGTCGAGTTGATTCGCCAGGCATTTATGTGCCTCAAACCTAAGGAAATCCAATGCCTGGTTCCAGATTTTTTGCAAGGGAAATCGATTGAATACATTCAGGAACAATGCCTTGATGAGGTGCTCGGAATATCTACCAAACGCTTGCATTCTATCATAAACTGCACTAGATGTCCAACAGACACGGAGTCATCCTCTGATGAGGATGTCCAGGGAATGAATG AACATATATCGCTCGATGAAATTTCATCTGATTCCGATGTTGACACGAAGCAGCTTTTGAACGCGAAGAATAGTAATTCAATGGGAACGAAAAAAAAGAGACGAAAAAATATGG AGTCTAACACGGATGACAAAATCGAGAAAAACGGTAACAAGAAAC ATGAAAAGGAGATGACCGTTTTGGAATTGCTCGAGTTACAAGCTCGGGCGCGTGCAATACGCTCACAATTAGCATTGGAACCCGTCACGAAGATCGAGTTGGATTCCGACCAGGAAGCAGGAAATGGATCCGACACCAATGATATCCGACCATCTAAATCCAGTGAAATGAAGGAAAACTCAAATGCTGCCGATTGTTACAACTCAGAAAACTCGCGCCAATCTCCGGCAAAAAAGCAGCCGAAACGAATATTGTTAAAAAGAAACTTCCGCATTCGTCAGGTTGGTGATGACGACGGAACAGAAGAAACTGCACAGAAACCAATACACACAGCTTCGGAAGATGTGACTAAACGGTCTAGAAGCAAGTCGGAGGAAAAGGCAGATGAACCACAACACGATCCTGTGGTTAATCGCGAAGGAAGCCAGGAAAGAGATAGTTCACCTGAAGTAATCCCAGTCATTCCAAGTCCCGAAACTTTGTGTATTTCCTCGGATTCGGAAGAGGAGAAATTGCAAAGGAAAAAATCCGATATATTTGTCGATAATATAGCTGAACTAGACAGACTAAGTGCACAACCAGAACTGCCTGATCAAGCGAATCAAGGGCCCGAGAGCGAGGAACCGGAAGAAGGCGAAATTTCCGATGAGGAAAAATCAATAAAAGATTGTTCAGTGGATGAACAAAAGGAAAGCGCCACAGCAGATACCATTTCAGTTGCTATCGTAGAACACGAACACGATGAAGAGCTTGATTATGAGGTGAAAGAAATATCCGACTCGGACAAGGAAAAAAGTGATCACAGTAAGGATCAAACACAAATAGAATCCGAGAAAAACGACGACAGAGATAGGACCATCTCTACTTCCGATTCGAGTAACAGCAGTGATAGTGAAGCTGAAAGTGTCAGTAGTGTGAATGATCGAGATGTCGATAAAACAAAATCTTCCCATGAGGAAGAGGAGTGCTTAGATATTGTAGAAATCCACGACTCAAGCGATGAAACCTTGCTGGATCAGACCATGGCAGAAGACGACCGGGAAAAATCCTGGAATTCCCGATGGCTTGAGAGCAATCGGGTCGCTAAAGTCATGGCTACATCCCGACTCGGCAATAAAGTACgtgataaattgaaaaaagataaaaagaagaaacaagaaaaagagcAGGAGATAAAGGTCGAAGAACCATCAACGGCACCTGTTGTAGAATCGCCGCCAACGATATCTACTGCTGAGGTTGGTTCGGTCGAGCATTACAATGAATTGATAGCAAAATCTGTTGAACAACAAACTGGAACGGGTGAAGAAAATGTCCAGGAGAAGGAACTAAATGAACTAACAAACAAT ATCTTCTCATCTGAAAAAgtatacaatatacaatatgGCATGGAGAGACAATTATTGGTTTTGATAGAAATTCACGAGAAATTCCcatcaaatagctaa
- the LOC129774963 gene encoding clumping factor A isoform X3, translating to MPSQKKKLKKNKMEDTVTLPVQIKTEPVETKPLSAYIEDRVELIRQAFMCLKPKEIQCLVPDFLQGKSIEYIQEQCLDEVLGISTKRLHSIINCTRCPTDTESSSDEDVQGMNEHISLDEISSDSDVDTKQLLNAKNSNSMGTKKKRRKNMESNTDDKIEKNGNKKHEKEMTVLELLELQARARAIRSQLALEPVTKIELDSDQEAGNGSDTNDIRPSKSSEMKENSNAADCYNSENSRQSPAKKQPKRILLKRNFRIRQVGDDDGTEETAQKPIHTASEDVTKRSRSKSEEKADEPQHDPVVNREGSQERDSSPEVIPVIPSPETLCISSDSEEEKLQRKKSDIFVDNIAELDRLSAQPELPDQANQGPESEEPEEGEISDEEKSIKDCSVDEQKESATADTISVAIVEHEHDEELDYEVKEISDSDKEKSDHSKDQTQIESEKNDDRDRTISTSDSSNSSDSEAESVSSVNDRDVDKTKSSHEEEECLDIVEIHDSSDETLLDQTMAEDDREKSWNSRWLESNRVAKVMATSRLGNKVRDKLKKDKKKKQEKEQEIKVEEPSTAPVVESPPTISTAEVGSVEHYNELIAKSVEQQTGTGEENVQEKELNELTNNYTIYNMAWRDNYWF from the exons ATGCCGAGTCAAAAGAAAAAACTGAAGAAAAATAAGATGGAAGACACCGTCACCTTACCTGTACAAATAAAGACGGAGCCAGTGGAGACGAAGCCTTTAAGTGCATATATAGAGGACCGCGTCGAGTTGATTCGCCAGGCATTTATGTGCCTCAAACCTAAGGAAATCCAATGCCTGGTTCCAGATTTTTTGCAAGGGAAATCGATTGAATACATTCAGGAACAATGCCTTGATGAGGTGCTCGGAATATCTACCAAACGCTTGCATTCTATCATAAACTGCACTAGATGTCCAACAGACACGGAGTCATCCTCTGATGAGGATGTCCAGGGAATGAATG AACATATATCGCTCGATGAAATTTCATCTGATTCCGATGTTGACACGAAGCAGCTTTTGAACGCGAAGAATAGTAATTCAATGGGAACGAAAAAAAAGAGACGAAAAAATATGG AGTCTAACACGGATGACAAAATCGAGAAAAACGGTAACAAGAAAC ATGAAAAGGAGATGACCGTTTTGGAATTGCTCGAGTTACAAGCTCGGGCGCGTGCAATACGCTCACAATTAGCATTGGAACCCGTCACGAAGATCGAGTTGGATTCCGACCAGGAAGCAGGAAATGGATCCGACACCAATGATATCCGACCATCTAAATCCAGTGAAATGAAGGAAAACTCAAATGCTGCCGATTGTTACAACTCAGAAAACTCGCGCCAATCTCCGGCAAAAAAGCAGCCGAAACGAATATTGTTAAAAAGAAACTTCCGCATTCGTCAGGTTGGTGATGACGACGGAACAGAAGAAACTGCACAGAAACCAATACACACAGCTTCGGAAGATGTGACTAAACGGTCTAGAAGCAAGTCGGAGGAAAAGGCAGATGAACCACAACACGATCCTGTGGTTAATCGCGAAGGAAGCCAGGAAAGAGATAGTTCACCTGAAGTAATCCCAGTCATTCCAAGTCCCGAAACTTTGTGTATTTCCTCGGATTCGGAAGAGGAGAAATTGCAAAGGAAAAAATCCGATATATTTGTCGATAATATAGCTGAACTAGACAGACTAAGTGCACAACCAGAACTGCCTGATCAAGCGAATCAAGGGCCCGAGAGCGAGGAACCGGAAGAAGGCGAAATTTCCGATGAGGAAAAATCAATAAAAGATTGTTCAGTGGATGAACAAAAGGAAAGCGCCACAGCAGATACCATTTCAGTTGCTATCGTAGAACACGAACACGATGAAGAGCTTGATTATGAGGTGAAAGAAATATCCGACTCGGACAAGGAAAAAAGTGATCACAGTAAGGATCAAACACAAATAGAATCCGAGAAAAACGACGACAGAGATAGGACCATCTCTACTTCCGATTCGAGTAACAGCAGTGATAGTGAAGCTGAAAGTGTCAGTAGTGTGAATGATCGAGATGTCGATAAAACAAAATCTTCCCATGAGGAAGAGGAGTGCTTAGATATTGTAGAAATCCACGACTCAAGCGATGAAACCTTGCTGGATCAGACCATGGCAGAAGACGACCGGGAAAAATCCTGGAATTCCCGATGGCTTGAGAGCAATCGGGTCGCTAAAGTCATGGCTACATCCCGACTCGGCAATAAAGTACgtgataaattgaaaaaagataaaaagaagaaacaagaaaaagagcAGGAGATAAAGGTCGAAGAACCATCAACGGCACCTGTTGTAGAATCGCCGCCAACGATATCTACTGCTGAGGTTGGTTCGGTCGAGCATTACAATGAATTGATAGCAAAATCTGTTGAACAACAAACTGGAACGGGTGAAGAAAATGTCCAGGAGAAGGAACTAAATGAACTAACAAACAAT tatacaatatacaatatgGCATGGAGAGACAATTATTGGTTTTGA
- the LOC129774965 gene encoding uncharacterized protein LOC129774965 has translation MSFVVEVSRIWQKLAVDVVLGQTVDEVVKLLQNNVTILLVRFGLHTKSELQTLLDSVNQAIDVYCNSYTIPLWKPTVRLACELSGQSLRLKFDRRQGPIQITPGQRLYLASDKIYEDKRVENVIYVTNLDNVLAYLKRGDKFRIGCNEIIVCKIKGKFAVCRAKGDCNSSIVFQLHPYERLILTGLDYEWNTIQNDIEECHYAVSNNCGIILIPELNSHLTYHAIRNALLSYQIENQILQIFASIDHHVANTRSISLIRHLDGVITNDKTIIDICRIYCKVVLFEFPKTNQIPDDEWFHKVDVFIAPSDSVDEVKAALLELNRNISAERDNDNLFANHNRIFNQCIEYSSNSCGAHAIVLCTSGSAQIAEELSTRKLPCPMLVASNDENVLQRVSTRKYCIPVRTPDGISKRLTIKYATVYGKQFGYIESGSFVVTGLGEENLSEIDFSYVPDDFILSLK, from the exons ATGTCATTTGTTGTAGAAGTATCGCGCATTTGGCAAAAACTCGCAGTAGATGTAGTGCTTGGCCAAACAGTTGACGAAGTAGTTAAATTACTTCAAAATAATGTGACAATACTACTCGTTAGATTCGGATTGCACACAAAATCAGAACTGCAGACCTTGTTGGATTCTGTCAATCAAGCTATAGATGTATACTGCAATAGCTACACAATTCCTCTCTGGAAGCCAACGGTCAGACTTGCATGTGAACTGAGTGGTCAATCACTTCGTCTTAAATTCGATCGACGACAAGGTCCTATCCAAATAACACCAGGTCAACGTTTGTACTTGGCGTCCGATAAAATTTACGAAGACAAAAGGGTTGAAAACGTTATTTATGTTACCAATTTAGACAATGTCTTAGCATATTTAAAAAGAGGTGACAAATTCAGAATTGGCTGCAATGAAATTATTGTTTGCAAAATTAAAGGCAAGTTTGCGGTATGTCGGGCGAAAGGTGACTGTAACAGCAG TATTGTCTTTCAGCTACATCCATATGAACGACTAATCCTAACTGGATTAGACTATGAGTGGAATACCATTCAGAACGACATTGAGGAATGTCACTATGCTGTATCCAACAATTGTGGGATCATATTAATACCAGAATTGAACAGTCACCTGACATATCATGCAATCCGTAATGCACTGCTGTCTTATCAAATCGAAAATCAGATTTTGCAAATCTTCGCCAGCATAGATCATCACGTAGCAAATACAAGAAGCATATCTCTAATCCGGCATCTGGATGGTGTTATCACAAACGATAAAACGATCATCGACATATGCAGAATCTATTGCAAAgtagttttgtttgaattcCCCAAAACAAATCAAATACCCGATGATGAATGGTTTCATAAGGTGGACGTTTTTATCGCGCCATCTGACTCAGTTGATGAAGTGAAGGCAGCCCTACTGGAACTAAATCGGAATATTTCGGCTGAGAGAGATAACGATAATCTGTTTGcgaatcataatcgcatattcAATCAATGCATAGAATACAGCAGCAATAGTTGTGGAGCACACGCTATAGTATTATGCACTTCCGGATCTGCACAAATAGCGGAAGAATTGTCCACTAGAAAATTACCTTGTCCCATGCTTGTGGCATCCAATGACGAGAACGTATTACAGCGGGTTTCAACGAGAAAGTACTGCATACCAGTGCGTACACCAGATGGGATATCGAAAAGATTAACGATTAAATATGCAACTGTTTACGGAAAACAGTTCGGGTACATTGAATCTGGCAGTTTCGTAGTAACCGGTCTAGGAGAAGAAAATCTCTCCGAAATAGATTTCAGTTATGTTCCAGACGATTTCATTCTGTCTTTGAAATAA
- the LOC129774963 gene encoding dentin sialophosphoprotein isoform X5, which translates to MPSQKKKLKKNKMEDTVTLPVQIKTEPVETKPLSAYIEDRVELIRQAFMCLKPKEIQCLVPDFLQGKSIEYIQEQCLDEVLGISTKRLHSIINCTRCPTDTESSSDEDVQGMNEHISLDEISSDSDVDTKQLLNAKNSNSMGTKKKRRKNMESNTDDKIEKNGNKKHEKEMTVLELLELQARARAIRSQLALEPVTKIELDSDQEAGNGSDTNDIRPSKSSEMKENSNAADCYNSENSRQSPAKKQPKRILLKRNFRIRQVGDDDGTEETAQKPIHTASEDVTKRSRSKSEEKADEPQHDPVVNREGSQERDSSPEVIPVIPSPETLCISSDSEEEKLQRKKSDIFVDNIAELDRLSAQPELPDQANQGPESEEPEEGEISDEEKSIKDCSVDEQKESATADTISVAIVEHEHDEELDYEVKEISDSDKEKSDHSKDQTQIESEKNDDRDRTISTSDSSNSSDSEAESVSSVNDRDVDKTKSSHEEEECLDIVEIHDSSDETLLDQTMAEDDREKSWNSRWLESNRVAKVMATSRLGNKVRDKLKKDKKKKQEKEQEIKVEEPSTAPVVESPPTISTAEVGSVEHYNELIAKSVEQQTGTGEENVQEKELNELTNN; encoded by the exons ATGCCGAGTCAAAAGAAAAAACTGAAGAAAAATAAGATGGAAGACACCGTCACCTTACCTGTACAAATAAAGACGGAGCCAGTGGAGACGAAGCCTTTAAGTGCATATATAGAGGACCGCGTCGAGTTGATTCGCCAGGCATTTATGTGCCTCAAACCTAAGGAAATCCAATGCCTGGTTCCAGATTTTTTGCAAGGGAAATCGATTGAATACATTCAGGAACAATGCCTTGATGAGGTGCTCGGAATATCTACCAAACGCTTGCATTCTATCATAAACTGCACTAGATGTCCAACAGACACGGAGTCATCCTCTGATGAGGATGTCCAGGGAATGAATG AACATATATCGCTCGATGAAATTTCATCTGATTCCGATGTTGACACGAAGCAGCTTTTGAACGCGAAGAATAGTAATTCAATGGGAACGAAAAAAAAGAGACGAAAAAATATGG AGTCTAACACGGATGACAAAATCGAGAAAAACGGTAACAAGAAAC ATGAAAAGGAGATGACCGTTTTGGAATTGCTCGAGTTACAAGCTCGGGCGCGTGCAATACGCTCACAATTAGCATTGGAACCCGTCACGAAGATCGAGTTGGATTCCGACCAGGAAGCAGGAAATGGATCCGACACCAATGATATCCGACCATCTAAATCCAGTGAAATGAAGGAAAACTCAAATGCTGCCGATTGTTACAACTCAGAAAACTCGCGCCAATCTCCGGCAAAAAAGCAGCCGAAACGAATATTGTTAAAAAGAAACTTCCGCATTCGTCAGGTTGGTGATGACGACGGAACAGAAGAAACTGCACAGAAACCAATACACACAGCTTCGGAAGATGTGACTAAACGGTCTAGAAGCAAGTCGGAGGAAAAGGCAGATGAACCACAACACGATCCTGTGGTTAATCGCGAAGGAAGCCAGGAAAGAGATAGTTCACCTGAAGTAATCCCAGTCATTCCAAGTCCCGAAACTTTGTGTATTTCCTCGGATTCGGAAGAGGAGAAATTGCAAAGGAAAAAATCCGATATATTTGTCGATAATATAGCTGAACTAGACAGACTAAGTGCACAACCAGAACTGCCTGATCAAGCGAATCAAGGGCCCGAGAGCGAGGAACCGGAAGAAGGCGAAATTTCCGATGAGGAAAAATCAATAAAAGATTGTTCAGTGGATGAACAAAAGGAAAGCGCCACAGCAGATACCATTTCAGTTGCTATCGTAGAACACGAACACGATGAAGAGCTTGATTATGAGGTGAAAGAAATATCCGACTCGGACAAGGAAAAAAGTGATCACAGTAAGGATCAAACACAAATAGAATCCGAGAAAAACGACGACAGAGATAGGACCATCTCTACTTCCGATTCGAGTAACAGCAGTGATAGTGAAGCTGAAAGTGTCAGTAGTGTGAATGATCGAGATGTCGATAAAACAAAATCTTCCCATGAGGAAGAGGAGTGCTTAGATATTGTAGAAATCCACGACTCAAGCGATGAAACCTTGCTGGATCAGACCATGGCAGAAGACGACCGGGAAAAATCCTGGAATTCCCGATGGCTTGAGAGCAATCGGGTCGCTAAAGTCATGGCTACATCCCGACTCGGCAATAAAGTACgtgataaattgaaaaaagataaaaagaagaaacaagaaaaagagcAGGAGATAAAGGTCGAAGAACCATCAACGGCACCTGTTGTAGAATCGCCGCCAACGATATCTACTGCTGAGGTTGGTTCGGTCGAGCATTACAATGAATTGATAGCAAAATCTGTTGAACAACAAACTGGAACGGGTGAAGAAAATGTCCAGGAGAAGGAACTAAATGAACTAACAAACAAT tag
- the LOC129774963 gene encoding clumping factor A isoform X2 gives MPSQKKKLKKNKMEDTVTLPVQIKTEPVETKPLSAYIEDRVELIRQAFMCLKPKEIQCLVPDFLQGKSIEYIQEQCLDEVLGISTKRLHSIINCTRCPTDTESSSDEDVQGMNEHISLDEISSDSDVDTKQLLNAKNSNSMGTKKKRRKNMESNTDDKIEKNGNKKHEKEMTVLELLELQARARAIRSQLALEPVTKIELDSDQEAGNGSDTNDIRPSKSSEMKENSNAADCYNSENSRQSPAKKQPKRILLKRNFRIRQVGDDDGTEETAQKPIHTASEDVTKRSRSKSEEKADEPQHDPVVNREGSQERDSSPEVIPVIPSPETLCISSDSEEEKLQRKKSDIFVDNIAELDRLSAQPELPDQANQGPESEEPEEGEISDEEKSIKDCSVDEQKESATADTISVAIVEHEHDEELDYEVKEISDSDKEKSDHSKDQTQIESEKNDDRDRTISTSDSSNSSDSEAESVSSVNDRDVDKTKSSHEEEECLDIVEIHDSSDETLLDQTMAEDDREKSWNSRWLESNRVAKVMATSRLGNKVRDKLKKDKKKKQEKEQEIKVEEPSTAPVVESPPTISTAEVGSVEHYNELIAKSVEQQTGTGEENVQEKELNELTNNHKLDLRPAEVTSLRMLFR, from the exons ATGCCGAGTCAAAAGAAAAAACTGAAGAAAAATAAGATGGAAGACACCGTCACCTTACCTGTACAAATAAAGACGGAGCCAGTGGAGACGAAGCCTTTAAGTGCATATATAGAGGACCGCGTCGAGTTGATTCGCCAGGCATTTATGTGCCTCAAACCTAAGGAAATCCAATGCCTGGTTCCAGATTTTTTGCAAGGGAAATCGATTGAATACATTCAGGAACAATGCCTTGATGAGGTGCTCGGAATATCTACCAAACGCTTGCATTCTATCATAAACTGCACTAGATGTCCAACAGACACGGAGTCATCCTCTGATGAGGATGTCCAGGGAATGAATG AACATATATCGCTCGATGAAATTTCATCTGATTCCGATGTTGACACGAAGCAGCTTTTGAACGCGAAGAATAGTAATTCAATGGGAACGAAAAAAAAGAGACGAAAAAATATGG AGTCTAACACGGATGACAAAATCGAGAAAAACGGTAACAAGAAAC ATGAAAAGGAGATGACCGTTTTGGAATTGCTCGAGTTACAAGCTCGGGCGCGTGCAATACGCTCACAATTAGCATTGGAACCCGTCACGAAGATCGAGTTGGATTCCGACCAGGAAGCAGGAAATGGATCCGACACCAATGATATCCGACCATCTAAATCCAGTGAAATGAAGGAAAACTCAAATGCTGCCGATTGTTACAACTCAGAAAACTCGCGCCAATCTCCGGCAAAAAAGCAGCCGAAACGAATATTGTTAAAAAGAAACTTCCGCATTCGTCAGGTTGGTGATGACGACGGAACAGAAGAAACTGCACAGAAACCAATACACACAGCTTCGGAAGATGTGACTAAACGGTCTAGAAGCAAGTCGGAGGAAAAGGCAGATGAACCACAACACGATCCTGTGGTTAATCGCGAAGGAAGCCAGGAAAGAGATAGTTCACCTGAAGTAATCCCAGTCATTCCAAGTCCCGAAACTTTGTGTATTTCCTCGGATTCGGAAGAGGAGAAATTGCAAAGGAAAAAATCCGATATATTTGTCGATAATATAGCTGAACTAGACAGACTAAGTGCACAACCAGAACTGCCTGATCAAGCGAATCAAGGGCCCGAGAGCGAGGAACCGGAAGAAGGCGAAATTTCCGATGAGGAAAAATCAATAAAAGATTGTTCAGTGGATGAACAAAAGGAAAGCGCCACAGCAGATACCATTTCAGTTGCTATCGTAGAACACGAACACGATGAAGAGCTTGATTATGAGGTGAAAGAAATATCCGACTCGGACAAGGAAAAAAGTGATCACAGTAAGGATCAAACACAAATAGAATCCGAGAAAAACGACGACAGAGATAGGACCATCTCTACTTCCGATTCGAGTAACAGCAGTGATAGTGAAGCTGAAAGTGTCAGTAGTGTGAATGATCGAGATGTCGATAAAACAAAATCTTCCCATGAGGAAGAGGAGTGCTTAGATATTGTAGAAATCCACGACTCAAGCGATGAAACCTTGCTGGATCAGACCATGGCAGAAGACGACCGGGAAAAATCCTGGAATTCCCGATGGCTTGAGAGCAATCGGGTCGCTAAAGTCATGGCTACATCCCGACTCGGCAATAAAGTACgtgataaattgaaaaaagataaaaagaagaaacaagaaaaagagcAGGAGATAAAGGTCGAAGAACCATCAACGGCACCTGTTGTAGAATCGCCGCCAACGATATCTACTGCTGAGGTTGGTTCGGTCGAGCATTACAATGAATTGATAGCAAAATCTGTTGAACAACAAACTGGAACGGGTGAAGAAAATGTCCAGGAGAAGGAACTAAATGAACTAACAAACAAT
- the LOC129774963 gene encoding clumping factor A isoform X4, which translates to MPSQKKKLKKNKMEDTVTLPVQIKTEPVETKPLSAYIEDRVELIRQAFMCLKPKEIQCLVPDFLQGKSIEYIQEQCLDEVLGISTKRLHSIINCTRCPTDTESSSDEDVQGMNEHISLDEISSDSDVDTKQLLNAKNSNSMGTKKKRRKNMESNTDDKIEKNGNKKHEKEMTVLELLELQARARAIRSQLALEPVTKIELDSDQEAGNGSDTNDIRPSKSSEMKENSNAADCYNSENSRQSPAKKQPKRILLKRNFRIRQVGDDDGTEETAQKPIHTASEDVTKRSRSKSEEKADEPQHDPVVNREGSQERDSSPEVIPVIPSPETLCISSDSEEEKLQRKKSDIFVDNIAELDRLSAQPELPDQANQGPESEEPEEGEISDEEKSIKDCSVDEQKESATADTISVAIVEHEHDEELDYEVKEISDSDKEKSDHSKDQTQIESEKNDDRDRTISTSDSSNSSDSEAESVSSVNDRDVDKTKSSHEEEECLDIVEIHDSSDETLLDQTMAEDDREKSWNSRWLESNRVAKVMATSRLGNKVRDKLKKDKKKKQEKEQEIKVEEPSTAPVVESPPTISTAEVGSVEHYNELIAKSVEQQTGTGEENVQEKELNELTNNLIIITELYNGNC; encoded by the exons ATGCCGAGTCAAAAGAAAAAACTGAAGAAAAATAAGATGGAAGACACCGTCACCTTACCTGTACAAATAAAGACGGAGCCAGTGGAGACGAAGCCTTTAAGTGCATATATAGAGGACCGCGTCGAGTTGATTCGCCAGGCATTTATGTGCCTCAAACCTAAGGAAATCCAATGCCTGGTTCCAGATTTTTTGCAAGGGAAATCGATTGAATACATTCAGGAACAATGCCTTGATGAGGTGCTCGGAATATCTACCAAACGCTTGCATTCTATCATAAACTGCACTAGATGTCCAACAGACACGGAGTCATCCTCTGATGAGGATGTCCAGGGAATGAATG AACATATATCGCTCGATGAAATTTCATCTGATTCCGATGTTGACACGAAGCAGCTTTTGAACGCGAAGAATAGTAATTCAATGGGAACGAAAAAAAAGAGACGAAAAAATATGG AGTCTAACACGGATGACAAAATCGAGAAAAACGGTAACAAGAAAC ATGAAAAGGAGATGACCGTTTTGGAATTGCTCGAGTTACAAGCTCGGGCGCGTGCAATACGCTCACAATTAGCATTGGAACCCGTCACGAAGATCGAGTTGGATTCCGACCAGGAAGCAGGAAATGGATCCGACACCAATGATATCCGACCATCTAAATCCAGTGAAATGAAGGAAAACTCAAATGCTGCCGATTGTTACAACTCAGAAAACTCGCGCCAATCTCCGGCAAAAAAGCAGCCGAAACGAATATTGTTAAAAAGAAACTTCCGCATTCGTCAGGTTGGTGATGACGACGGAACAGAAGAAACTGCACAGAAACCAATACACACAGCTTCGGAAGATGTGACTAAACGGTCTAGAAGCAAGTCGGAGGAAAAGGCAGATGAACCACAACACGATCCTGTGGTTAATCGCGAAGGAAGCCAGGAAAGAGATAGTTCACCTGAAGTAATCCCAGTCATTCCAAGTCCCGAAACTTTGTGTATTTCCTCGGATTCGGAAGAGGAGAAATTGCAAAGGAAAAAATCCGATATATTTGTCGATAATATAGCTGAACTAGACAGACTAAGTGCACAACCAGAACTGCCTGATCAAGCGAATCAAGGGCCCGAGAGCGAGGAACCGGAAGAAGGCGAAATTTCCGATGAGGAAAAATCAATAAAAGATTGTTCAGTGGATGAACAAAAGGAAAGCGCCACAGCAGATACCATTTCAGTTGCTATCGTAGAACACGAACACGATGAAGAGCTTGATTATGAGGTGAAAGAAATATCCGACTCGGACAAGGAAAAAAGTGATCACAGTAAGGATCAAACACAAATAGAATCCGAGAAAAACGACGACAGAGATAGGACCATCTCTACTTCCGATTCGAGTAACAGCAGTGATAGTGAAGCTGAAAGTGTCAGTAGTGTGAATGATCGAGATGTCGATAAAACAAAATCTTCCCATGAGGAAGAGGAGTGCTTAGATATTGTAGAAATCCACGACTCAAGCGATGAAACCTTGCTGGATCAGACCATGGCAGAAGACGACCGGGAAAAATCCTGGAATTCCCGATGGCTTGAGAGCAATCGGGTCGCTAAAGTCATGGCTACATCCCGACTCGGCAATAAAGTACgtgataaattgaaaaaagataaaaagaagaaacaagaaaaagagcAGGAGATAAAGGTCGAAGAACCATCAACGGCACCTGTTGTAGAATCGCCGCCAACGATATCTACTGCTGAGGTTGGTTCGGTCGAGCATTACAATGAATTGATAGCAAAATCTGTTGAACAACAAACTGGAACGGGTGAAGAAAATGTCCAGGAGAAGGAACTAAATGAACTAACAAACAAT ctaataatcaTCACTGAATTGTACAATGGAAACTGCTGA